The following proteins are co-located in the Colletotrichum lupini chromosome 4, complete sequence genome:
- a CDS encoding cytochrome P450: MLGTALPERTLGDQRATVIGFSFSTSNFPIFAVAGLVLYVLYNWALPKPIAGIPYNVEATKRLLGDIPSVLEGIKRTGEFNAWVNEQAEKFKSPLFQVFVRPLGKPLLILSDFREAQDILMRRKDFDRSSLDADLLEGAGRNHHIHLKTGDEWKRHRRLLQDLMSPQFLNEVAAPTVYAGVSRLIQLWNDKARIAEGRPFSAELDIYYGSLDAVMTFTFGGSFPSSALRPTADLVKGLGAEDIRRLRSSGLSSDEALEFPTEECDEKIQATLGVANSIEYLQGSPIPRLKWWFVERLPSLRRVFHVKRTYVREEIYKALKRLQEVGDEESKVLSAVELVVLREKKLAESEGRAPDFFSEIMVDEIFGVVVAGHDTTSTTMCWGIKLLADNPQKQTDLREALRATFPDAVDEQRSPTVKELAGNTTKVPYLDAAVEEILRCGGATPLVDREATCDTELLGHHIPKGTVVMCLNKGHSMMKPAFNVEESNRSQSSQSAKARAWDDDDIGQFKPERWLVESSSVPGGLEFDQQAGPQLAFGLGTRGCFGRRLAYLELRIILAQIVWNFQLLPCPRELSGYSAREGLTYKPKDCYVRLLALGNK, from the exons ATGTTAGGCACCGCGCTTCCGGAGCGCACATTGGGCGACCAACGTGCTACTGTAATAGGATTCTCCTTCTCCACATCGAATTTTCCCATCTTTGCCGTAGCAGGTCTTGTATTGTATGTCTTATACAACTGGGCTCTACCCAAGCCGATCGCCGGAATCCCCTACAATGTCGAAGCGACGAAGCGCTTGTTGGGAGACATCCCGTCCGTCCTCGAAGGAATCAAACGCACTGGCGAGTTCAACGCTTGGGTCAACGAGCAGGCGGAGAAATTCAAATCGCCACTCTTTCAAGTCTTCGTCCGTCCCCTCGGCAAGCCGTTGTTGATCCTCTCCGACTTCCGTGAAGCCCAAGACATCTTGATGCGACGAAAGGACTTTGATCGGTCGTCCCTCGATGCCGACCTCTTGGAGGGCGCGGGACGCAACCACCACATCCACCTCAAGACTGGCGACGAGTGGAAGAGGCACCGCAGGCTCCTCCAGGACCTCATGTCGCCGCAGTTCCTCAACGAAGTCGCAGCGCCGACGGTTTATGCCGGGGTCTCGAGATTGATCCAGCTGTGGAATGATAAGGCGCGCATTGCAGAGGGACGCCCGTTCTCTGCGGAGCTGGATATCTACTACGGTTCTCTGGACGCCGTCATGACGTTTACATTTGGCGGTAGCTTCCCCAGCAGCGCGTTGCGCCCGACAGCGGACCTCGTTAAGGGGCTTGGTGCGGAGGATATCAGGCGTTTACGGAGTTCAGGTCTCAGCAGCGACGAGGCGTTGGAATTTCCAACGGAAGAGTGCGACGAGAAGATTCAAGCGACGCTCGGTGTAGCGAACTCGATTGAGTACCTTCAAGGCTCACCGATTCCGAGACTCAAGTGGTGGTTCGTCGAGAGACTTCCCTCATTACGTCGCGTCTTCCACGTCAAGAGAACATATGTGCGAGAAGAGATCTATAAGGCTCTGAAGAGGCTGCAGGAAGTCGGCGATGAAGAGTCCAAGGTTCTGTCCGCTGTTGAGCTGGTAGTGCTCCGGGAAAAGAAGCTGGCAGAGAGTGAGGGAAGGGCTCCGGACTTTTTCTCCGAGATCATGGTTGATGAA ATCTTTGGCGTAGTTGTCGCAGGACACGATACAACCAGCACCACCATGTGTTGGGGTATAAAACTCCTCGCAGACAACCCCCAGAAGCAGACCGACTTGCGCGAAGCGCTCCGAGCCACCTTCCCCGATGCCGTCGACGAGCAGCGCAGTCCGACCGTCAAGGAACTCGCAGGAAACACTACGAAAGTCCCGTATCTTGATGCCGCCGTGGAAGAGATCCTCCGATGCGGCGGGGCTACCCCGCTCGTCGACCGCGAAGCAACCTGCGACACCGAGCTGCTAGGACACCACATCCCCAAGGGCACAGTAGTAATGTGTCTGAACAAGGGCCACAGCATGATGAAACCGGCATTCAACGTCGAAGAGTCAAATCGCAGCCAGAGCAGCCAGAGTGCCAAAGCCCGGGCTTGGGATGACGACGATATCGGGCAGTTCAAGCCAGAGCGTTGGCTCGTCGAGTCATCCAGTGTCCCCGGCGGGCTCGAGTTTGACCAGCAGGCAGGACCCCAGCTCGCCTTTGGTCTGGGTACTCGTGGCTGCTTTGGAAGGAGGTTGGCGTACTTGGAATTGAGGATCATTTTGGCGCAGATTGTGTGGAACTTCCAGCTTCTTCCGTGCCCGAGAGAATTGTCTGGCTATAGTGCCAGGGAGGGCCTGACATACAAGCCAAAGGATTGTTACGTGCGCCTACTAGCACTTGGAAACAAATAG